Proteins encoded within one genomic window of Paenarthrobacter sp. JL.01a:
- the glf gene encoding UDP-galactopyranose mutase: MNADLVVVGSGFFGLTIAERAATELGLKVAVLDRRHHIGGNAYSENEAKTGIEVHRYGAHLFHTSNERVWEYVNRFTKFTNYQHKVYTSHKGEVYPMPINLGTINQFFRSAMSPSEAKALIAEQAGELAGTDPQNLNDKGIQLIGRPLYEAFIKHYTGKQWQTDPKDLPAEIISRLPVRYNYDNRYFNDTHEGLPVDGYTAWIERMADNPNIEVVLNTDFFDDGEFGRSSVLGQVPVIYTGPVDRYFDYAEGDLSWRTIDLEEEVLPIEDFQGCAVMNYPDAEEKYTRIHEFRHFHPERDYTKDATVIMREFSRFAEKGDEPYYPINTSDDRQKLLAYRDLAKGEKSVLFGGRLGTYKYLDMHMAIGSALSMYDNKIKPHFTGGAKLESGGVDA; encoded by the coding sequence GTGAACGCTGATCTCGTCGTCGTCGGCTCGGGTTTCTTTGGCCTGACCATTGCAGAACGCGCCGCTACCGAGTTGGGGCTGAAGGTTGCGGTGCTTGATCGCCGTCACCACATTGGTGGAAACGCCTACAGCGAGAACGAAGCAAAGACGGGAATCGAGGTGCACCGCTATGGAGCCCACCTCTTCCACACGTCCAACGAACGCGTTTGGGAGTACGTGAACCGGTTCACCAAGTTCACCAACTACCAGCACAAGGTGTACACCAGCCACAAGGGCGAGGTGTACCCCATGCCCATCAACTTGGGCACCATCAACCAGTTCTTCCGCTCGGCCATGAGCCCCTCGGAAGCGAAGGCGCTTATTGCCGAACAGGCCGGCGAACTTGCCGGAACGGATCCCCAGAACCTGAATGACAAGGGCATCCAGCTGATCGGACGCCCGCTGTACGAGGCGTTCATCAAGCACTACACGGGCAAGCAGTGGCAGACGGATCCCAAGGACCTGCCTGCGGAGATCATTTCCCGCCTTCCCGTGCGCTACAACTACGACAACCGCTACTTCAATGACACCCATGAAGGGCTGCCGGTTGACGGCTACACCGCCTGGATTGAGCGTATGGCGGATAACCCCAACATTGAAGTTGTCCTCAACACGGACTTCTTCGACGACGGCGAGTTCGGCCGCTCATCGGTCCTTGGCCAGGTGCCTGTTATCTACACCGGCCCGGTGGACCGCTACTTCGACTACGCCGAGGGAGACCTTTCCTGGCGCACGATCGACCTTGAGGAAGAGGTCCTGCCCATCGAGGACTTCCAGGGTTGTGCTGTTATGAACTACCCCGATGCCGAGGAAAAGTACACCCGCATCCACGAATTCCGCCACTTCCACCCCGAGCGCGACTACACCAAGGACGCCACGGTCATCATGCGCGAGTTCTCGCGTTTTGCTGAGAAGGGCGACGAGCCTTACTACCCCATCAACACCTCCGACGACCGCCAGAAGCTTCTCGCCTACCGCGATCTCGCCAAGGGTGAGAAATCGGTGCTGTTCGGTGGACGCCTTGGTACCTACAAGTACCTTGACATGCACATGGCCATCGGCTCGGCACTGTCAATGTACGACAACAAGATCAAGCCGCACTTCACCGGCGGCGCAAAGCTTGAAAGTGGGGGAGTGGACGCGTGA